The Hippoglossus hippoglossus isolate fHipHip1 chromosome 21, fHipHip1.pri, whole genome shotgun sequence genomic sequence GTCCTCCGTTGAGGCGGGGACAGTGGCTGTGAACGGGGACTGCAGGGACCGGGACGACAGGCTGCACAGGTCCTCAATGGGAAgctgcacaaaacaaaacaagagatcATCCAGCAGCCTGGAGGAGATGCTAGCTGGTTTAGCTTGACGTGGCGGGGCGCGAGTGTAAATACAAGCTTACTGGCTCGCCAACAGCTTATTATTCCGtcatatatttaatatcttgtCAACATGGCACCGGTTTGAACAAAGTTCGTACAGAGGCTGCTTCTTAGTTAGCTTCACCTCCCTCGCGTTTGGAAAGTAAGGTTAGCAAcactgttagctagctagctgggTCACGTCTCACCTCGGAGGGGACAGCGAGCGTCTCAGCTGCGGATCGGATCTCCAGCATGGAGTCCATCTGTTTCTCCGTGAGAGGGGCCGTGGCGTCGGCGCGGCGGTCCCACAGGGACAGCTTCTCCCGGGTTTCCTTCTCCGTCAGGTCCAGCAGCGACTGATCCGTGGACGCCATCGTCGCGTCGGACAGCGGCAACGTCAGCAGCCACGCACAGGTACTTCCTGTCCCGGGAGCGTGGGCGGGGCTTCGAGAGGAGGCTGAACCGGAGTTCACGTGTTATTATGAGTTTATTTactaaaaaatacatttaaattatattatattatattaaaacatattatattatatcatatcatattatattatattatattatattatattatattatattatattatattatattatattatgttatgtcatgttatattatattatattatatcatattatattattttatattattttatattatattatattatattatattatattatatcatattatattatattatattatattatattatattatattatattattgtttagCTCAGTGGTTTCCAACCAAGTAGCGGACATCCCCAAGAGGTCAAATCTGGAGAGTTGTGAAATGATTCAtaagagagggaagaaaaaaataaaccaaagatCGAATGCCTAGACTATTCTTTCTAATCTTTgcatttttatcttttgaaaATTTTTTGTTGAGTGTTACATCTGACAGCCATTCAAATTAGAGCCAATTTACAAGTTTAGATTGAAAATGTTCTCTTTGTTGCAGTTGCAAACAACAAACGACGAGGGGCTACAACATTGGCTCCAAGTCAAAAAAGTTTTCGGGAGCCTCTGACTTacttaaatattattttgtaaacttATTATATTGTTTGatataaaatctaaatctgaAAATGAACTACAGCTGTCAGGTCAGTGAACTATAAGATGTACAATATTTGCCTCTGAAGTGTGGTGGAGTTGAAGTAAAAGGCAGTAAAAGGTAAAATTGCATTACTCAAATATAGAACAAGGATgtcacatttatataaaaaatatctataCTAGTAGTACCTGCAATAATCAAATGTCAAATTTCAAATGTTATGTAACATGCAGTGTTATTACCCTGATGCTAGAATAAAACATCTTGTTTGAGTTAAATcacattcatatatattttaattacatttgttaCATGTTGTCTTTGCATTTTAAAGTCCTGTGCTGTATTTAATatgtttgttaattttttttcctttagttttcttttcactctattttttatgttgtatttgGACAGATGTTTTTTATATGCATGTCGGttataacataataaaaatcagtcactttgtaataaaatgtataattaatgtATCATCAATTCTCTTCACATATCACTGGATGAAAGCTGTAGCCTAGTATCTCTATACTGctcatatcacatgaccattaGATTTGATCAATGGGATTTCTGGGTGGgacagactctggcttcaaaatgtcacaaaaaacTCAAGTCCAGTAGGTGGAGCCCTGGGGTGCATTTTAAGTAGGCTACTGTAAACTGATATATTCACTAAACTCTAGCATTTCATCAGATTCACTGTGAGCGTTAAagtcacagtttttattttcctccaacAAACTTAAGTGTAGTCTCTGCCAACTCAAcgttgtctgtctttgtttaggCATATAGAGGTTAAAGCAGcgaagaagaaaataaaggcctttgtttggatgtgtttttgccacaatacaaaaacataagATTTTTTTCTACAATATGCTATGAATaggataaataataatacaaaaaaacccaatttaaaactgtttttgcaGTGAATCATATTTTGAATGATGCACttactgtatattattttaattattacactgtcaaaataattaaatcatcTTAACTTCAATACTTTCATGTAATTATTTTATAGTCAAACCCAGAACTATGCTTGGGGATTAATTCTATTTACAGAAATGTCTTTCAGTACTACTTCAAAAATGCACACATCTCAGGATCTAACACAATCCTGGTGGCGTTACACGGAGGTGGTCGTGTTCACATGTTCCAGCTCTGTCCGCGGGGTGTCTTATGTGGAGGTCACACtgagttcagttttttttttctttttctttcatttctgctcATCAACCGGAGTTGAAAAGAGTCGCTGCCGAATTCAAGCCACGTTACTCCAGTACAAAAAGAGACGTCAAAGCAAATCTTGTCAGACACTGTATTTTGGCTCAGAGTGTGGGTCAGTGTGAGCGCTGTAAAACAAGACTGACACGTCTCTCTGCGGCGGTGCGGGCGCtttcttttcactgcagcaTTGTGAGAGCTTGTTCGAGCTTTAATGAGAGATCAGGTATAAATGAGTGTAAACAAGTGAACAGTGTATTCAATTATCGTCATACTGAGGCACAGTTTTAGTGTCTTAAAACGAGGAGGACGAATCACACGGGTCATCAAATAAAGTCACTTTTATTGTATCTTATcggacagaaataaaatgtggaaaCTGTGATGCTGTGTTCTTCTGAAAtttctacagtaaaaaaaaaaagtatgatcTCTTAATGCTGACCTGTATTAGAGCATTTGCATATGAATGAGCCgacacatttcaaattaaaatgtctacGTTAAACTGTGAACTACTCTTATCTGATCAATCCAAGTGCATTTTCCTTACAAAACAATGTCAAGCAAACATTTGTGTTATACAAGTGGcatagaaagacattttttagaGAGACAACTTTGTCTCCTCAAGGTGCTATGAATTAAACAAGATTTCAAGAACCTGACATTTACCTTATAACACAACCTGTCACTTGTGTTTAAAGATTTATCACTGCCCATAAAAAACACAGGaatggaaaacatgaaatgtgatctttgaaataaaagcaaaatctCCACAGAGTAAAAACTGTAAGCAAACCCTTGAAACCATCCAGCTGAGTAACGTACATGAATGTGCAAAGCAAAGAAATACAATTACAGATGCCtgtaaaacatttcttaaataaGTCCAATTAATTTCAACATAGGCTTGATTTGGAATGTACACCGGGGGCAGTAAATGCATCGTGTTCGGCAGCTGTTCTTGTTTTTGCCAACATGAGGAATGTGGTCATCACAGTCAAAGAGGTGCAGGTAGTCTGGTGCTTTCTTTTGTTGGGGGGCACACAAAGAAAATCCAGCAGCAGGACAGGTTTTTTCGTCAGTTGTTGAAATCCGCCCCCTCTAGGTGATCTGGGATGGGCAGACCCGTGAGGATTGTCAAACACTTGTTCCACACATTGAACACGGGGCAAACCGGCTGAGCAAAGGCGATGTCGAACGTATACAAGTGCTGGGAGCTGATGGCATCGTGGAAAGACAGGGATCCAGAGTCGTAGTCCAACAGTATTCCGACACGCCGCAGGTGGGGCGAAGGCTCGATCGGCATCTCCTTGCAGTTGTGACGCACCACCCACGAGTTGTTGCAGCGAGACAGCACCCAGGACGCGGAGTTTTTGCCAATCCACTCCTGTTTTGGTGCCGACTTGTAAGCAATGCCCATTGCAAACCTGTGTAACAAGTGAAAGGTAGAAGATGTTGGTAAATACTGGTACGTTTCCGGCATcttaaaggagaaaaaatgaTGCCCCTATTTAGGTTCATAATTTGAATTTAGGTTGttacttgaaaatgtttacaaGCTCCGATGTCCATAACTGTCAGCTCCTCTTTTAAGCCTCTTGTCTCTTTAAGCCTCTtgtctctttaagcccccccccccacacacacacacacacacacatagagccCACTCTGCTCTGAATGGCTAGCAGGCCCACTTTGTCGTGATTGGTCagacacttcctgtgtgtgtagGAAATGTTTGCCTCCACTCTCACTTTATCTGGATTTGTAAGGGGATGTGTCCGATTAGCAAATACAGGGCATTGTAACGATGTCGTGTTACATCACAGTGATGCAGAATTATCGGCCAGGCCACTACTGAGGAGTTTCAGTTGCAGTGTTCTTTAACTTCTCAGACTTTTTATATACACATAAAATCGATATAACTCactagaagaaagaaaaactgaaaaaggtatcacatgtctcctttaaatccGAACCATTACTcatgatgaaataaatacaactaaaGGTCTAAAGCCCTGGTAGCAGCTCCGTGTACTTGGGGACAGTGGTGCTTTTTTCTTAATCTGATGATGGTGCTTGAGGACATTTTAGGGGATcaccaaactgaaaaaaacaagttgctGAGATACTTTAGCCGGTAATTAAACCAACAAACCATCAGACATCAACAGCTACACACTGCGAGCATGGTCGAAAACAAGTTAATGTTTTTACCATGTGCTTCCTCCTATCAGAGCCTCCCAGTAGTGGCGGCCGCTGTCGATGTAGACGTTTCCTGTGACTCCGTAGCTGCTGTGGCTGGAGAAGCGGTCCTGACTGTGGCTCTTCTTGGACAATGTCTCGTCCCTCTCCACTGTCAGGTTGTCGTGGGACACCCTCAGCTTCCGGTGAGCGGACTTTGCGTCCAACTTGAAGGGCTGACCTTGAGAAGAAAATTAGGTTTTTAAAACACCGACGCATTATAGAATTCTCAGTGACACTTCTGGATGGTTACTGAACCTGACGCACTGTTTGTCTTGAGCTTCCCTGGTTCACTGCTGCGGCTTCCGGCCTGGTTTATGGCCTTCACTATGAAGATGTACTTGGTGCCACACTGGAGTCCGTGCACAGTGTAGTGATTCTGTTTGATGTTTGGTACGATCATCCAGCTATCAGCAGAGTTGCATAAACCtgcagcacgcacacacacacacacacacacacacacacacacacacacacacacacacacacacacacacagatagagagagagagagagagcgtgacTCACTGACAAAgaacaaatcacacaaactcTTGAATTAGTGCCTCTTTCAGGGTTTGAAATTAAGAAGTGCAGCTGCACTACAACAGCATTCAGCGCCCTCGATCTGTAGCTGCCATTTTGAATCATCAAATACAGTCGCATTACCGCTCATCCAAGTGTGCTTGAGCGCTGAGGCGGATGAGAATAAATTGTTTGATAAAGCATGCTGTGACCTTGTTAGAGGAATCAATTCAAACAGCCTGCTGCTCAATTCCACCCAGGGATAATATAGAGCATATGAAATACATCTGGAAGTAAATCTAGGCTGACTGGGATTCTTATTTTCCCCGTATAGTCACTGTAAATGTTGCAGTATATTTCTATATCATCTAATTACCCATTAGAGCCAGGACAgagctctcctctcctgctgttGCAAAACAATATTACGTTTGGATCCTGTAACATAGCCCCCAAACAATTTAAAGTCATTGAGTGAAATCCTTTTTCAAATCCCTCCATCATCCTTCCTGTTTTCCAACTCAAACATTATACCCTGCTCCCACCAGAGCGCCGCTTATAGAGACTTACTGACGACATTCGATTGGCTGGTGAAGATGGCGTACTGAAGTTCATACGACACGACAACGAACTCATCGTCTGATGTCCAGTGAACTGTGATCGTGTCGTACGAAGCTGTGCACAGCTCCTCGCGGATTGCTGGCGGGTCTGGAGCTGCGGTCggaaaaacaaaaggcaaaatGTTGCTTCTAAATTATTAATGGGAGCTGCGTGGATGCTATTCTGCACACAGCAGCATAAAGGTaacaaacaggaaaatctcAGAGACCTGTGGTGGTAAACGGCAGCATTCCATTTGTGTTTTTAGCTTGACAAGTGTAATTAGGCAGTTCCTCTAGCTGTTATAGCCACAGCCCCCATGCAGAGTTAAATTCACGCTGCACAACGGGCGGCGAACTTAAAACAATCAAACCTGTTTCATTCAgcgagaaaaaaataaatcttaaatgCTGTCTGGCATTTTtagattctgttgttttttttgtcactcGCTAAAAGGCACAATTAAAGCTGAAATATAAACTCCCTGCTTCTATCCACGCCAGAACTTTTTAATTGCATGAATCCATAATTGAAGGATAAGTTGGGGATAATTGTAATTGCACTGTTTTGATAAATGAACACAGAAAATCCTCTAAAATATTCAGGTGAACATAGATTTCCTGCCAAACCGTAAAAtaatcaatacaaatatctgtGCTCACCACAAACCAACCACTTCCACTCACCTGTGAGGTAATCCAAGCTTTCCAGCATTTTCTTCTCCCTCGTGAAGTCCAGAGCAAAACTATCAAACGTGTCATTCAGATTGATTTCTGGTAACAGGATTTGAGAGGAGGCCGTTGCCATCGATACTCTGCAATAAAGAGGTACATACAAGACAGGTGTTTTAATCCCGTACATCCTCTATTGATGGCATTGCCTCTTTACCGTTCTCTCACCTCTCGCAGGTACTTTTGGCCGTCTGCAGGAAGCGAGTGTGGTCCGTCTCCTTCAGGGTTTGATCGGCTTGAGTGATGAGGGAGGAAGACCTCTCGATGCACTGCTTGCAGCTGGCTATCTGCTGGGCCAGCTTCCTCATTCGCAAAGACTGGGCAGAAAACAAGACATGTTGGTAAATAAAGAGCTTTGTAAATAAACCAATCAATGTATGACCATGGGGCACCAATCTGCTAGATGGTTGATTTGGTTTCACGTCGGCAATTATAAAATCCTTCTGGGCGAGAAACAgttagatttttctgtttttttaaaagctacTCTGCTCGAGCAATGTATATATGAAACATCCCTCATAACACTTGTCACAGGaaccagacccccccccccccttccgtGCCTCCCTGCCTGAAAGCGACCTCACAACTTGACATGAGGCACGGGGTGAGGAAGGAAAGAGTCTTTCTCCAGGGACGGTCATCACAGGAAGCAGGGCTGATCTCAGTCTGACACTGAACACAGCACAGTGTGCCACTGCCGCTCTAATGGCAtctaacggggggggggggggggggcccggCACATCGGGGCCCGGCACATCGGCATCGCATGTATGGACACTGTGTCAGACGTAACCCAGAGCTGTGGGCTGATACTACacacagcaagaaaacaaagcaaTTCATGCTGCAGCCTGGTTAGTGTCTCAGTGCATGTATTTTATGTAGAGTaatacaatcaatcaaataaacgAATTTTCCCAAACAGATGTCACCAGCAGCGGTCTGGGCATCAACGTGATTTCAGAAAACTTTCTCTGAACTACTAGGACATTGTACATTTTCTCAGGCAATCTAAACTACCCTGggaaacaaatatacaaaaaaaaaagggaaagcaCTAGTTTGCAATAGTTTGACTATTTAAAGccatactgtatgtgtttccAATTTAAATGTATAAGAACATAATTTACTACTGCGAACTTGTAACACTCAGTAACACTCACTTACATGTACTATTCACATTACTTAGATTCTCTAAACTCTAATCATCAGGCAGCATTCCTGCATTTCCTATTGCAGACAGCTGGAATTAATGTACCGTGTTGGTgctgtttttgttaaatgtaaGAAATAAAGTCCCATTGTTTggattaagaaaagaaaaatggagcATTTGTTCGATGTTTGATTTTTATCATGCAAGAGAACATTTAGTCTTTGAGGATTCACCTTCAGAACAATGTAAAGATGCAGGCCCACGAATGAGGTATAATTAATCTACAGTGGTTCATGTTgtttattgaaaaatgtcactttatcGCCCATAATTTAATTGCTCTACTTGCGCAAAGGACATTTGCATTTGCACAAGCAGGACAATGACATTACCCAATACGCTCTTCACTGGCGTTTTTCAATATAAAACGTGAACAACTGCAGATTATAATCCAAGAATTGAAATGATGATTtgtaaaatgataaatgtgTTATTGAATCTTACGTAACATACCCTTGCTTTGAAGGGTAACATTTTGAAGATGCAAGGTTTTACCCAGCAATGGTGATTTGTCACCACCggattcagaaaaacaacagcgtGCTCGTGGTGCTGAGTCGTGAGCTACTGTAGCCTGTCAGCCGCGTGGGGAGGCAAACTTATCGGGGACACGCAAGGTGATACACAAACAAAGGTTATCGCGACGCAAAAAGGTGATGAACAGTACCTTCCCCTCCTTTATCTTGGTGGCTATGATTTGTCTCCGCTGCTGTATGATGTTAATCAGCAGCTCACACTCCTCAAGCAGCTTGTTCTCTTGTCGCGATGCATTTACCTGGACAGGACACGGGGCACGTAAAGATAAGAGACAGTCAGCACAGGGAGACCAAttcatttgctttaaaaaaaatgttatactGCACATATCAATGTGTTGAATTCTTATAACATGCATTACTAACAGTGACATTAATTTGTAATTGGCAGGAAAACAACATGTCACGTCTTTGCATGTTGGGCCACAGTGCCAATCAGCTCACCTCGTTCATTAAGTGTTTTTACAGCAGCATGACCAGGTAAATACAGCATATTACAACTGgatttaatgttgtggctgagcAGTGTAAATATGTGGAGCGTCTTGCTGTGGAAACACTCAATTTGCAGCAAACCGCATGCATAATCACAGAAATTAATGATCTATTACCTAATGAGCAATTAATCTTGTTGACATGGTGAAAAGCCACTCTGAGGTACAGCAGTTCATCATGCAGGTGTTAATAATCGAGTTTTTTCTCCCCATGAAAtgccacacgcacacacactcacacaagctcacgcacgtacacacacacacacacctgagagagAACAGATAAACAACCTCACCTCCACGTTTTGGCAGGTTTGGATAAGTTTGCCCATCAGACTTTCCAACTCACTGGTCCTCTTGATTAGATTGCTGAGGTTGGAATCCAGGGCTTGCTGCAAAAACAGAATTGAAAGAGGTATATTTAATTACACACTAAACCCGGCATAAAACTGTAAACAGCTGAATAAATCTTGGAGGAGAGCTAGGTGAATGGGAACATAAGGACCACGTCTGTAACGGGCACGGGAGAGGACGCGCAAGGCCCGCCACTGCATATGACTGGCCACATTCTGGGCTTTGATCAGCGTGGAGCGCCGCCTCCATCCCCAGGCCTCCCCATGTGCCAGAGATCCCATCATACTGCCTGCTGAGGCCACAGAGCTTAGCAGAGCATCTGCCAGTGATTTGGACAACTAAACCCCGGCTGTGTTAATCACTGACTCAGATCAGAGGCTTATGTTTCAAACTAAATCTCTCACTGTAATTGGGCAGCATGATTACTGTGTACGACGGTGGTGCAAAAGAATCCTCTGATATTGCAAGTAGAAGTATTCTTAAGCAAAAGATGTACGTGCAATCAATCATTTGAAGCAAAAGTGTGGTCCAACCGAAAGAAGAAAGAGTTTTTACATCTGTGGACAAAAGAAATCCGTATATAAGCATTAGAAAACCTTGTTTTTCAACTGATATTAATagataaaaacaggagaaaaggcttgttttaatatttgacGATATGTGAATTGATTCgagattttaaataattcacgactgatatggatttttaaGTTGAAAGCACAACATATTTTGTAATTTCAAATATGGCCCCCGATTTTCTTTTGTCAGGAGAAAAagtcagagaagagaagaacaaaaaGATAAGAGAGGACTTCAAAGATCCAAAGCCCGGAGCAAATGGTTGTGAGACCTTGTTAAGCCTCGATGTTTCACATTGTGATTTTATAAGGCGTGTGCATCACCGTGTACTGAAATAGCAGAGGCCTTATTTTACTGCTCTCACTATACACTATGATTTATTCATACGGAAAGGAAAGTGATGAAAGCCATTTCAGACGCTGAGTCGCAGGTGAAGGTGAGGTGGGttcaaaacttttaaaattgAACATAACATATGGATCAAACTGATGCCGACCACGGAAGTCTACACTGTCTCTGTGAATGGATTATGACAAGTATCCCATACTGTGAGTAAAGAtcatacagagagagagggagagagaaggagaacaaagcgtgggagacaaagagagtcctctctctccctctctctctcattgtggTGTACTGGATTTCACAATGTGCTTAAAATACGGCTTCTCCTGCAACATTTATACTCCTCGTGTGTTTGGAGGGCTCTCTCTAATGGAAGTCTCTTTCCTAAAACCATTTAGGGCTGATGAGAGGAAAGAATAGCGGCTTCCTTTTGTGAATGTGAGTGCTTCTGGTCCCACAACTTTGCTTTGGCCagtctctcttccttcctctcgcCGTCCTGACAGGTCACCATCAGGACCTGATGGTTTATCCTGTGTCAACATCAGAAACCTCATCCATTGTCAAAGGTTGTTACACTATCCTGTGAGCTGCACAGGCTCTCAGactcatttgtacattttttactTAAGTGGAGGGCAGTTTAGTTTCTCATTGAatttcacaaatacaaaaacaatgagGTGCACTGTGCATTAGTTGTTTATAGTCATGAATTAAAGGTAAAATTGTAACAATTCTTTAGAGGCAAGAAGAGTTAA encodes the following:
- the mid1 gene encoding E3 ubiquitin-protein ligase Midline-1 isoform X2, which encodes METLESELTCPICLELFEDPLLLPCAHSLCFNCAHRILVSHCTPSEPIQSISAFQCPTCRYVITLNQRGLEGLKRNVTLQNIIDRYQKASLSGPNSPNETRRERVVPTSKAMTSPSARVQCQFCEQDPPQDAVKTCVTCEVSYCDECLKATHPNKKPFTGHRLIEPLLDSHLRGLMCLEHEDEKVNMYCVTDEQLICALCKLVGRHRDHQVAALGDRYDKLKQALDSNLSNLIKRTSELESLMGKLIQTCQNVEVNASRQENKLLEECELLINIIQQRRQIIATKIKEGKSLRMRKLAQQIASCKQCIERSSSLITQADQTLKETDHTRFLQTAKSTCERVSMATASSQILLPEINLNDTFDSFALDFTREKKMLESLDYLTAPDPPAIREELCTASYDTITVHWTSDDEFVVVSYELQYAIFTSQSNVVSLCNSADSWMIVPNIKQNHYTVHGLQCGTKYIFIVKAINQAGSRSSEPGKLKTNSQPFKLDAKSAHRKLRVSHDNLTVERDETLSKKSHSQDRFSSHSSYGVTGNVYIDSGRHYWEALIGGSTWFAMGIAYKSAPKQEWIGKNSASWVLSRCNNSWVVRHNCKEMPIEPSPHLRRVGILLDYDSGSLSFHDAISSQHLYTFDIAFAQPVCPVFNVWNKCLTILTGLPIPDHLEGADFNN
- the mid1 gene encoding E3 ubiquitin-protein ligase Midline-1 isoform X1, whose protein sequence is METLESELTCPICLELFEDPLLLPCAHSLCFNCAHRILVSHCTPSEPIQSISAFQCPTCRYVITLNQRGLEGLKRNVTLQNIIDRYQKASLSGPNSPNETRRERVVPTSKAMTSPSARVQCQFCEQDPPQDAVKTCVTCEVSYCDECLKATHPNKKPFTGHRLIEPLLDSHLRGLMCLEHEDEKVNMYCVTDEQLICALCKLVGRHRDHQVAALGDRYDKLKKSSGRFLCVGSEHSHQETDQQALDSNLSNLIKRTSELESLMGKLIQTCQNVEVNASRQENKLLEECELLINIIQQRRQIIATKIKEGKSLRMRKLAQQIASCKQCIERSSSLITQADQTLKETDHTRFLQTAKSTCERVSMATASSQILLPEINLNDTFDSFALDFTREKKMLESLDYLTAPDPPAIREELCTASYDTITVHWTSDDEFVVVSYELQYAIFTSQSNVVSLCNSADSWMIVPNIKQNHYTVHGLQCGTKYIFIVKAINQAGSRSSEPGKLKTNSQPFKLDAKSAHRKLRVSHDNLTVERDETLSKKSHSQDRFSSHSSYGVTGNVYIDSGRHYWEALIGGSTWFAMGIAYKSAPKQEWIGKNSASWVLSRCNNSWVVRHNCKEMPIEPSPHLRRVGILLDYDSGSLSFHDAISSQHLYTFDIAFAQPVCPVFNVWNKCLTILTGLPIPDHLEGADFNN